GACAGAACAAATGGTAAAGCAGAATGAGTGTCTTTGGGGCCTTTCCCATTCCTCTTTCATCTCTGCCCCTGCTTAATCTCCTTCCTTCACACCATTCAGTTCCATCTCTCCTGCTCCCCAAATTCTGGCCAGATTATCAGCCAATAACACTGTTTTTACAAGGGTACTCTTCAAGTCCTATATTCTTAATAATAAGATTCCAGGCCTACAGAATACTGGTCTTCCGGATTCCCCTTGTGAAAAGAACTGATTTGTCATGACAGTAAGGAGGATTTCTGGGTATAAGGTTCTGTCTTCTAGTTGACCTAGGGCTGTGCTATTCAGGTGGTCACCACCTCTTGCTGACCAACCTGAGCACTGACTTTAGTGCCTCAATTTGTGCTCAGATCCTGGGACCCTCACAAAAAGGGTGAAAGGACATGTTCTCTGAGATGAAATGActgaaagacttaaaaaattaaacattaaaaccCTGGttaaggttcctcaaaaaattaaacaaaattaccatgtaatccagcaattccacttctgggtatacacccaaagaattgaaagtaggGGCTCATACAGGtgtttgtacacccatgttcatagcagcatattcacaatagccaaaaggtggaaacaacctaaatgtctatcagtggatgaatggataaacaaaatgtgttatatacatacaatggaatattatttagccttaaaaaagaatgggggggagggtagggcttaagtggtagagcacatgcctagtacacacaaggtcctgggttcaatccccagtaccccctccaaaaaaaaaaaaattaaaaagtaaacctaattacctcatccccccccaaaataaattaatgaaaaaaaaaaagaataaaatgctgatatatgtacatacatggatgaacctggaaggcattatgcaaagtgaaataaaccagacacaaaaggacaaatactgtatgattccacttatataaggtatTTAAAATTGtcaaatcatagagacagaaagtggaatagTGATTCTCAGGGGCTGTGGTGGAGAGGGAAGAATGGGGAGTTGTTTTTTAAtaggtacagaatttcagtttgggtgGTGAAAAAGGAGATGGATAGTGTCAaaggttgcacaacaatgtgaatgtacttagttaaatatgcatttttaaatggtaaattttatctttgtatattaccagggtttttttttttaaccctgtttaattataaaagctatggatttgttttttttcccctgtggtaGAAAtgttggagaaagaagaaaattaaaactgctCATAATACCCCAAAGCCTAAGACACAATAGTTTAGGGTAGTTTTctactagtctttttttttttttttttttgtatatgttgttttttctttctttcttttttgaggggtcaggtaattaggtttattcatttacttatttttttagaagaggtactggggtttgaacccaggaccttatgcatgctaagcatgtgctctaccacctgagctataccttccccgctTCTACTATtcgtttttaaaaatgtttatatatatatttaagttctACAAATTGTTCTTTACATGCTTTCAATGTTATGAAAATTTCCTCATATTCTTCTGCtgtatcatttttaatggctactGCTCTCCTTTTACACAGTTATATTACAATTAAATTGATTAAACCAAATTTATATTGCTAGTTTGTTTCTAACTTTTCCTCTGTTAAAACGATATAAGCACTGATATAGCCAAGTATTTACATGCATTTATGAATATTTACTTAGGAGAAATTTCTAGCAGGGGAATTGTGAATCAAAGAGAATGCATCTGTTAAATATTCTTATTCAGATTGCTCTGAAAAAGTCATACCAGTGTATGTATCTACCAACAGTATATGAGTGTTTCCCAAATCTCTGACATAGAACACCATCATGTGAAAGGCAATTAGAGCATAATGGTTTAGAGAAAGGGCTTTGGAATCGGATTGTAAAGGTATAAATCCCAGCATTTCCACATTCTAGCTGTGTAATCTTCAGCAAATCAGGCCACCACTCTGGGCCTTAATTTTCTCCTAAGGTTCTCGTAAGGATTAAGAGTTAGCTGTTATTAATTAAATTCTTTAGTTTCTGAGACtcttgtgaaaaaaataaatgtactgTGAAGTATCCCACAGAACCAGTACAAAAGTAATTGGAACTAAAGGGAGTTGGATGGTTAATGACCAGGGGGACAAGAGAACATCTGAAACTAGGTAAAAAGTTTCTGGGAAAGCTCATGGGGGTGACCTTATTAGGAGCAGAGGCAAACACGAATTTGGTGGGCTTTACGTTTATACAATTTGCAGGCTTCTCTAATAAAAAAGGATAtgaatttataaatgtaaaatcaaATTCAAGGCCTTGTAAGACACCTGCAGTTAAATCCGATGAAAAATTCACCACTGGGTGGAACCCACAGCTTATGAAAAAGTGGGAAAAGGTGAGAAGGTCCAGGGTGAGAGAGAGATAAGATTTGCCTAAATGGAGCAACATGAGAGACCAATGTAACAAAACATTAACTATTACCTCATTTGGCGAGTTTTACATCCAGAAGGGATGAAGCTAAGGTCATACAACTAGTAAGAGGCCAGGCCTCTTAGATGTGGGATGGTGTGGAAAGCAAGTATATACACAGATAATACACAGGTAAAACACCTTGGtgcacatttaaaaagaaaagtactatGTTCATTAGCCAGTGTGAATTGCTTAACAAAGTGATAAAACTCAATTCCAGTCCACTCCTCTTGGCTATTAAGTTTGGCTACTGTAACTTTGCTAAGTACCAATTTCCCTCAAGGGCAGGCCTGGTCCAGCCCGCTCTGCACGAGCCAGGAAATTCCTTCCCAACATAAAGTTCCTCTGTGTAGTTTCCCTCTTGCTTTGGAAGGTAGGCCACTGACTGGCTGGACTTCGGCCCTCCAAACTCAATTTTAGCAGGCTGCTCTGCCCCACTGGGCGCTTAGGCTGCAAATAGGCAGCGTGCCGCCAGAGCAGCCCTACCAGTTTCTAAATTGCTCCACAGCCTGTTCAGTTGATCCGAGATCAAAATGGTGGCCTCATTTCCGGCTCTCCTGCGACGGTCCAGATTCTGCCAGTGGTGCCTGACAAGGTGGCCACGGCTGGCAGGACCCACAGAGCTGAGACCCTGTGACCCAATCTCTTGGGCTCCTGCCCGGATGGTGGCGACAATAACGCTGGAGCCCGAGGGCCGCTGCTGCTGGGATGAGCCGGTGCGCATCGCCGTGCGCGGCCTGGCCCCGGGGCAGCGGGTCACGCTGCGCGCGTCCCTGCGCGACGAGAAGGGCGCGCTCTTCCGGGCCCACGCGCGCTACTGCGCCGACGCCCACGGCGGGCTGGACCTGGGGCGCGCGCCCGCGCTGGGCGGCAGCTTTGCGGGGCTCGAGCCCATGGGGCTCTTCTGGGCCCTGGAGCCTGAGAAACCCGTGCTGAGGCTGGTGAAGCGAGACGTGCAGACGCCCTTCGCCGTGAAACTGGAGGTGCTTGATGGCCATGAGCCCGACACCAGGCGGCTCCTGGGCCAGACGGTGCACGAGCGCGACTTCCTGCCGCCCGGGGTGCGGCGCGAGCCGGTGCGCGCGGGCCGGGTGCGCGCCACGCTCTTCCTGCCGCCAGGTGAGCCGCCAGCTTCCCAGGCTGTTTCTGACTGCCTTCCTCTTGTCTCTGAGAGACAAAAGAAAGGATAGTAGGTAGCTCCCAACATTCCGGAAGCCAGGGGGGGCCTGAAATTTTTGGGAAGACGGGAATGGACTGTGAGGCAGGCTGGGGAGGTGGTTCTGTGGCTCCAAAACTGAGCGGTCAGATAAAGGACATCACAAGGAAAGGGGAAAGacagttatattaaaaaaaaaaaaaaaagtttgaggtATCCAGTCTTTAACGTTTTCTTTCAAGTTTCGCAATTTTGCAACTTTGTTtctgccaactaaaaattggcatttGTCACCTCTCTCTACAAGGATTAAATCATGAGCTGCTGCAGCTGTTCAACACACCCTGACAGTTGTTCAGGAtcgagatcaggaatgaggcactctgctCTGGgcaaaactggcagaacaggccttcagatagatttttttcaggagaagattttataaaTTCTCGTGTCTCCCATatctagaaaaacactaaaattattaatggtgacatctgctccttatgactagcagcaagcctctgcctaaatgtgGGCTGGACTGCACCTTCCCCCGCTgactaaaatcatatataataatgATGTTCCCCCTACCTGTTTGGAGCAGTTATGCAGAGCTATCTAAAATGCtatctcccaggctatagtcctcattttgccccaaatgaaaCCTAACTCACATCTCTCAtgctgtgtgattttatttcagtcaacagttttaaCTCCCACAGTATACTAAGATGTAAGAAAATTAGCATGAAGGAGGAAGGCCTCTTTCTATCCACTGGAAGTCACCTGAAATTACTGGttaattttatcattatatacAAAGCAACTGgccaatgaaaaaattaaaatatacttatcCTAATTAGGAATCAGAATTGCAAACCAAACCTATACACTACATTTCACACCCTCAATATTTACCAAAACGTAGAAATCTAACATTACCAATTGTTAACAAATATGTGGAGGGAAAGGAACTCACATAAAAGGAATATAGTTATTCATCTGCTCTGGAAGCAATTTGCTTTTAGAAAGTTAACTATGTCATTCTACTCCTGGTACATGTGCACCAAGAGGTATTAATGTTTCTAAGAGCAAAAACAGACCAAATGTCTGTCACCTATAGAACTAATGAATAAATTGAGGTACATTTACAGCAGGAAAAGGGATTAAACTGCAGTTACAAGaatcaacatggatgaatctcaaaaacagtgTTCATTGAAATAAGTCCCCAAGGAACACATTCAGTATCATTACATTTAgataaaactcaaaaaataagcaaataaacaaaatgccaTTTAAGATACATATGTAAGTATAATATTGTAAGAAAATCAAGAGACAAAATCCATGGTAGTGGAAAGTGAGGGAAAGGGCACAGGTACTTTGGGGGCTTTGATGGTAAGAACAGAGTTATTTCTTGAAGTGTTGGGTATAAAGTGTttgctttattattctttaaattttgcaCACCAAATACaaactttttatataaatggtGAAAATATCCAATAACTAGAATCATACAGTAAGTAGCTTTTTGAGTCtagcataatgcatttgagatttatTTGTGTTGCTACCTATATTAGtagtttcttcttcttgtctCTTAGAAGTTTCCCAtcatatggatgtaccacagtctgtttattcatttgccaGCTGAAGAATATTTGGGTTTCACATCTTTGGAGATTATGAATAACGTCACTGCAAACACATGCAtccaagtttttgtgtgaacacaagttttcatttttcttgggtaaaaaCCCAGGAGTGAGAGTGCTGGGTCATATcttaagtatatgtttaactttacaaAAAACTGCtcagctgttttccaaagtggctgtatcattttgcatttgttGACCTTAAAAATAAGTCAGCTATTTGACTAGCCAAAATGGGTTAATTTGGGAATAGCAGAGAACTGCAATTTAGGACAAGCAAGCCACAGCAAAAACAATATGCACATCCAACAAACCAAAGAGAGGCAagatattttacagagaaaaaggaggaggttGGGAGGGGTTGTTTTGAACAAAAATACATTGGAGAAAAGTGAGAATTTGAGGTGATGGTGGTTTCTCATTGCTGAGTTGCTGGAGTAGTCAATTTCTTAGAGGAGATGCACTGTACAATTTTTCCCATTGGGGCTTGCAACTGATGATTCTGTCCTGTTGATTTTTCTGTTGTGATCTGTAATTGACAATTCTTCCTGTAATTGATAAGGAGTGGTACTCCTGAGAGCTCCCCATTCTGGCCTCCTGACTCCATTTCAGTGAggtttccttttattaattttcacagttTTCCCCTTTTAATCAAGACCTTTCTCCAAACAGATTGCTGAAGAGTCAGTAGTCTTTTGTCTGTTGGTGCCAGGAAGGAGCTTTCCTGGCTGTCATGTCCTTCGTTGGAGGGAAACTGTAGAGACTAGAAACCTATTGAAGTCACATTTGAGTAACaaggagggggagatgggagaacTTTCAGGTACTTTTCATCTTGAGTCAATATTTATCAGGATCCTAAACAGTGGAGATCATCTCCTCATTAGGTACACTGTTTTTAACATAGGTTTGACAGGCTACAAATATAGAATCAAAAGTAACATAACAATTCCAAATTGTATCATGGTTTTAAACCAGGACGGTAGGCCTGAAGGTTGCCAACTGAACAAATACTTATTGGCACTTGCTCTGATTGCAGGGAGAAAAGTTCTCCCTATGGAGGCAAACCTAGAGTCATATATGCCTCCCGGAAGTCCCCATTTAAAGCAGCCATGAAAGCAAACTAGGATGGTGAATACAGCAAGAGCACACTCAGTTTGAAAGAATTAACTGAGTACATTTGGGGCACAGACAGAAAGCAATAGCTGAGGAGCTCTTTGTGAAGATAGAGAAACttcaaagatgttttaaaatagtaCTGTTATCTCAAACAAACTTTAGGAACCAAATGTGTTATCAGTAATACAGCCTGTAAGGTTGCAAGTCCAGAGACCCTGAATTTGGATAAGAATCCGGAGTCAGTTAATGATTCAGATGAAAAGAGACTTCTGTGAATCCTGAACTGTCTAACAGTCCTAGGCTGGACATCTTGGCAAAGCTTGTCTGGTCAGATGTTGTCTGATTTAATTTCAGGAAATTTTTACTTTAGGTCTTCATATGGTACGAGGTCCAGTCAGGGTTTGGTGCTCTTTTAGATATGTCACGTGAAATGAAGAGTATTCCCTGGAGTCTGGCAGCACAAGGATAGGTTAGCAGTACCTAAAAGTGGCCTTTCCAGTGAGGTTAAAAGCGTCTTTCTGGAGGTGTCTTTTCCAATAGATAAAATCTCCAGGTTGTAAGGTATGATGCTTAAAGTCTTCATACCCTGGGAGCTCACTGAGAAAAGTCTGCTCTACCAAAGCATGGTTGTTTTTACTGGAAACAAATAGGCTTTTACAATATTGAAGTATACCGCCTTTTATCAGCTGCGGATCAAAAGTGGCAGGGGCCAGGTGCATTGGATATCCTGTGACTCTCTCAAAGGGTAGAGTTTGAGTTCCAAAGGCAGTGGATCTGAGATTTAGAAGGACCAATGGCAATTTTTGGCTAAGGTATTTGGAGAGTTTCTACGAATTTTGCCTTTGAGTCTTAATAGTGCCCTTTGTTTGATTTACACTGAGGATTCAGGACGGTAAGAGAGCACAGTGAAAGTGGTGTAAAACCAGACAAACAGCACAGACTTATTGAAGTACCAGACTGGTAAAATGGGTTCCCTGATCACATTGCAGTTGAAGAGGGGTTCCCAGGTAGGGATGATCTCAAACAGAATCTTAGCTACAGAGGAAGAAGTAACTTCTCTATAGAGGGAAGTTCTGGTCCAGTGAGAAAACATACAAACtgtgaataaaacatttttatccatGAGACAGAAGAAGCTGTATGAAATCCATTTGCCAAAATGTGAACGGCCCATTAGACAATTCAAATTGTGTGGGAAGAGTGCATATAGGCTTTCCTGGACTGTCTTTTGCACAGGAAAGTCAAGTGAGGTGTAGGTACTTTTTGTGACCTTATTAATATTTCCCTACCAATATTTGTTCATGAATGCTATCATTTTATCAACAAATAGACATTGTTTAATGCATGTACAGTGCTAGGGAGTGGGAATTTTAGAATTTCTGGCAAGACTGGATTTTTAGTAAAGTATATAGGGGTTgggccataaaagaaaaatttggaattaattttgaGAGTAGGTAGCTAGTCCGAGAAAACCTATAATTAGAACTTAATTTTAGGTTTTGGGAAGTTTAGGATGTCACAAAATCTACCTGGATCAAATGTAGTGTTGCCATTGTAAGGTGTACTTAATATCCAACTCGAGTTAGAGCAAACTGCAAATTTTCTTTGGAGAGTGTGTGTCCCTTGAAGGCCAAAAGTTTTAACAGGTGGATGCTGTCTTCCCACAAAGGGTTCTGAGGAGAGCAGAGAAGCAAATCATTAACATACTGTAACAAAGTGCAGCCTGCAGAAAAGTGTATATTATCCAAATCAGCTTTCAAGACTTGTGAAAATGAAGAGGGACTCCCTGTGTAACCTGGGGCATTACTGTCAAGGTGTATTGCTTTTCTTCCCAAGTGAAAGTAAAAATGTATTGGCTAGCCTTATCAATTGGAATACTAAGGAATGCACTGTATAAATAAACTGCAGTGAAAAACTTGCTTTCATTGGGAATGGATGTCAGTAGTGTGTGGGTGTTAGGAACAACAAGGTGTGGAggataaaaatgtttattgctCATAAGTCCTGGACAAACCTTCTGCCTCAGCCATTGGATTTTCTCACAGACTAAATAAGAGTATTCCAGGGACTAACAGGGGATAATGAGGCCTTGAGCCTTGTAATCCTCTATTATGGACTTTATGCCTTGAAAAACTTCTTTATTTCCAAGGTACTGATTAATTCTCAGGAGAGGTTTAGAAGGATATGTTTCACACTTGATGGGAGATGCACTGTGGATTCGGCCCTCATCAGTTGAAGATTTTGCCCATAAAGAAGATGGTAGCTGATCCAAAAGGGACAATTGATTAGTGTCTCCCAGGTTCAGCTATAGTGCTGTCAGAAATGGAGCCAATAAAAGGTGTCATTTAATTCACTTGGTTGGCTATTCTGATTGCCACTGTGAAATTCCAGAATTATTTCTCCCTTCTAGGAGACAGAAATTCTAACATGGTACTTTTCTAAGAAGTCTTGGTCTAGTAAATGAATAGGGTGAAGGAACTAAGGAGAAAAGGGTGCATATCCCTCAAAAGCCTCAACAAAAGGGGATAGATTCAGAGACAGGAACTTCTTGAGATTCACTAGAGAGCCCCACTATTTGAACTGTTTCAGTACTCCAAAGCAGGGCTGCTTCATAGAAGTGGGATTTGTGCATGAGAGTATCTCTGGTGTGTCCGTAAGGAAGAGAGATTTATCACCAATCTGGAGAACTGTTTCTCTGAGACAATCACGAGGGAGAATTGGGAAGAGCCTCTGTAGTTCCTGGGAGCCCCCTCTTTGGAAAGGCTGGCTAAGGGCTGAAGGCACCCAGAGAGCTAAAatctgtaaatacatttttttcaatgtcCTGGCTCTTTGCGGTAATAGGGGAACTAGGAGGTTTTTAGCTCTGTTTAGGGACCTTCAGTTGCCCAAGTTGAAAATTAAGAATTCTAGTGGTGCTTCTTTTAGTTGACTCATCTGGGGTGCAAACGAGCTGATTTGTCAAATTATCTAAATCTGGAGTGGACAAAGTTTCCTATTCCACCCTGGTTCTTTTAACTGTAAGAGGAAGATCCTGGCTCAGCACATTAATAAAGTTAAAGACTACCTGAGTGGATTCAACATCTGAAGGAAGAcagaattttctttgaaaacaatcTGAAATCAATTATAGTCATGAACAGGTTCATCAGATTTTTTTGTGCAAGCCTGAATTTTGTTCCAGTCAACATGCCTAGGAAAAGCTACTGTAATTGCTCAGTAGAGGTTTTCAGCAAGCATTCTAGCATTTTTCCAAAAGTTAGGGCTTTGTTTTTCTAAATCTGTTCAGAATGTTCCCATCAGGTAAGCTTCATCCAGTGTTCGGCTTGACTCTCACCAACAAGCAGGTGTACTAACTGACAGAAGTCTAAGCAACCAGGTTGGGAAGTTTGAATACCTGTATTAAACTCTTCAGCAAACCTAGGAGGGTCCTCAGATACTTCAGGAAACTCTTCAACTATGGCTCCCAATTCAGCCTTAGTCCAGGGAACATAAGAGATTTGGGGTTTATTTGGATCCTTAGAAGACCTAACTTTAGAGAGGCAGGTTCACTTAGAGGAGAAGGGAGTAGAGAGAAGTTCagggaaaaagggaaatttaGCCAGAGAATtagaatggggaaactgagggtaAAGAAGCAGTGAAGACAgtgcagaaggaaggaggagggtggCACTGGACGTGGGGCCTGAGCACAATAAGGTGGCTTCCAAGTGTCTGGCGTAGAAGGGAGAGGGCAAGGGGCCTCAGAAGACTTGTTACTTTCCTCAGTTGTTTGACTTAGTTAATTTAGAAACTGTATTTTATAGAGGTAATTTCTAGATTCCTGATAATGTTTGGAAGCCTCAAATGGCCAATCAAAATAGGCATCCAATTCAGTTTTAGGAAAAGTTAAGTTTGGGGAGTTCCAAAGTTCCCCATAATGTTGACTGGTGTTCTAAATTACTTTTGATTAAGTCGATCCATTTAGTTAGAAATGCACAGGAGGAGAGACCAAGGTTTCAAATACAAAATCAGCTAGGATCACAGAAAGGGGGCATCTTCGAAGCATTTTGATGATGGGGATtctatttcttaatgtttttctctagagcaaaagaaaaaatcctaAACAGCACAGTCCCAATAGGCATAGCCCAGTTCCTAAAGGAATCAGCCCAAAAGCCAAAGGAGTATTCTCAGAAAGGACAGAGCCTTTAAACAGATTCTGAATAAAGCCTGGAGAGCTCAAAATGCACAGAATGGAGCTTAAAATCCAGGACAGACTTACCCTCAAACTCTAGGGTCCGCTAGAAGGCAGTGAGTTCATTGGGCTCTGTGAGTACTGGCTCCTGTTTCCTCAGCAGCCTGGGAGTTGTTGGGGGTCTTCCCTGGGTCCCACTTCTGATCACCAAGTAATAGTGACCTGAAAAATTAAGCAATTATTTTACTAGCAAAAATAGGTTAATTCTGGAATAGCAAAGAATTGCAATTCGGGTCAGCAAGCCATGGCAAAAACCATAGGGAAGCCCAACAAAATGAGAGGAAAGTTATTTCATAGACAGAAAGGAGGAAGTCAGGAGGGGTTGTTTTGAATAAAAGTCCAttgtagaaaaatcagagttCAGGGTTGATGGTTTCTCATTGGCTAAGTTGCTGGGGTAGTTGATCTGTTGGAAGGGATGTCATGTACATCTTTTCTTATTGGGTCCTCTGATTGATGATTCTTTCCTGTTGATGATTCTTCTGTTGTGATCTGCAATTGACAGTTCTTCCTATAACTGATGTGGTGTGGTACCGCATGAGAGTTCCCCTTCTGTCCTCTGAAATCCATTGTTAGAattcctttattaattttcacaccACCCGCAATGTATGAGAGAtccagttgctccatatcctcactAGCATTTGGCACTGTTTTACTTTGAGGGTAGTGGGTAGAGGGCAATGACTTTGCTGTTTTCATTGTCTGTAAATTACTTTGAGGCTCTGGGTGTATAGGGGAATGTAGAATTAGTCCAAAACACGTGCATCTTTGAAGACCAGAGTCTTTCAGCATTTCTGATTGTCAACAGAAAAATATGACATCACCAAGGAGGCAATAAATGGCTCTGACACCAGTGCAAAGAGTTTCAagaacagttttttgttttgtttcttcctaaGAACCTGGGCCCTTTCCTGGAATTGTGGACATTTTTGGAGTTGGAGGTGGCCTTCTGGAATATCGAGCTAGTCTGCTGGCTGGGAAGGGTTTTGCTGTGATGGCTCTGGCTTATTGTAACTATGAAGACCTCCCCACGGGCATGGAGAACCTACATCTGGAGTACTTTGAAGAAGCTGTGAACTACCTGCTTAATCACCCTCAGGTTGGCACTTCTCTAAGTTTTGTGTTCTATATGTCAGCTCTCCTCCTCTTAAATGCTCTTGATTTTCACACAACTTGACAAATTCATGACCATCACTCCCTGTCCCCAACACACGCTACCTTTCATAGTCACTTCTTTCAGACAGCTTCTATACAGTTAGATGTTACTTTAATAGATTTCCTGCTGGTAAAGATGTCCTAGTTGGAATTATGGAATTTTAAATTCCAGTATTTTACAGCATTTCATTACAAGCCCAAACACATTGAGAACCCTCGGTTTGATATAGGAAGTaggcagaaagggaaggggatCCCTGGCCCCAGAAGGCCCCAGTATAAATGTTTGTATTCAACAACCATCCCTTCTTTGTGCCCCTCTAAGAGCAGAGTATGAAGTTTTAAGGAAGGAGCTGGTGGTCAAGAACCTAGGAAATGTTTTGAGGTTTCTAGGCTCAGGATATCAGAGGATCCAAAGATTAACCTCTCTTATTTTACAGTCAAGCAGAGTTCAAAGTTCAAAGCAGATGAAAACTTTGGAGCTCTCAGAAAAGGTGATGGGGTGTAGTGGAACCAGCATAAAA
This DNA window, taken from Camelus dromedarius isolate mCamDro1 chromosome 5, mCamDro1.pat, whole genome shotgun sequence, encodes the following:
- the ACOT2 gene encoding acyl-coenzyme A thioesterase 2, mitochondrial isoform X1, with the protein product MVASFPALLRRSRFCQWCLTRWPRLAGPTELRPCDPISWAPARMVATITLEPEGRCCWDEPVRIAVRGLAPGQRVTLRASLRDEKGALFRAHARYCADAHGGLDLGRAPALGGSFAGLEPMGLFWALEPEKPVLRLVKRDVQTPFAVKLEVLDGHEPDTRRLLGQTVHERDFLPPGVRREPVRAGRVRATLFLPPEPGPFPGIVDIFGVGGGLLEYRASLLAGKGFAVMALAYCNYEDLPTGMENLHLEYFEEAVNYLLNHPQVKVQESGCLGLPRGVNSASPWPRS
- the ACOT2 gene encoding acyl-coenzyme A thioesterase 2, mitochondrial isoform X2; protein product: MVASFPALLRRSRFCQWCLTRWPRLAGPTELRPCDPISWAPARMVATITLEPEGRCCWDEPVRIAVRGLAPGQRVTLRASLRDEKGALFRAHARYCADAHGGLDLGRAPALGGSFAGLEPMGLFWALEPEKPVLRLVKRDVQTPFAVKLEVLDGHEPDTRRLLGQTVHERDFLPPGVRREPVRAGRVRATLFLPPEPGPFPGIVDIFGVGGGLLEYRASLLAGKGFAVMALAYCNYEDLPTGMENLHLEYFEEAVNYLLNHPQVGTSLSKGPGVGLLGTSKGGELCLSMASFLKGITAAVIINGSVANTLGNLHYKGETLPPLGFNPKRIKVTKDGFADILEVLNSPLEGPNQKSLIPLERAESAFLFLVGQDDHNWKSEFFANETSKRLQAHGKEKPQIICYPGAGHYIEPPYFPMCPASLHTVVGGPVIWGGEPRAHATAQMDAWQQLQAFFHKHLGREKRTISAKL